The Brassica napus cultivar Da-Ae chromosome C7, Da-Ae, whole genome shotgun sequence genome has a segment encoding these proteins:
- the LOC106380681 gene encoding mannan endo-1,4-beta-mannosidase 2: MGNNGPLIPILGFLTCAAFIYLSLGDLWFRFGGGEPELGFVSRNGTQFVLDGKPLYVNGWNSYWFMDHAVNDHSRHRVGAMLEAGSKMGLTVCRTWAFNDGGYNALQISPGRFDERVFKALDHVIAEAKTHGVRLLLSLVNNLQAYGGKTQYVNWAWQEGVGLSSSNDSFFFDPSIRRYFKNYLTVLLTRKNSITGIEYRNDPTIFAWELINEPRCFTDISGDTLQDWINEMTAFIKSIDKKHLLTVGLEGFYGPKSPKRLTVNPERWASELGSDFVRNSESPNIDFASVHIYPDHWFHDQGFEDKVKFVVKWMLSHIEDGDKELKKPVLFTEFGLSNLNKDYEPSQRDRFYRTIFDVVYKSAKRTRSGAGTLVWQFLIQGMEGFNDDFGIVPWEKDSIQRLMTEQSCRLARVTGRHLQDEKWREICSHRP; this comes from the exons ATGGGGAACAACGGCCCATTGATACCAATTCTGGGCTTCCTTACATGTGCCGCCTTTATCTATCTCTCCTTAGGAGATTTGTGGTTCCGTTTCGGAGGAGGGGAGCCCGAGCTAGGGTTCGTGAGTCGGAACGGCACGCAGTTCGTGTTGGATGGCAAGCCTCTGTATGTGAATGGGTGGAACTCCTACTGGTTCATGGACCACGCCGTCAATGATCATAGCAGGCACCGTGTGGGTGCGATGCTCGAAGCTGGATCCAAAATGGGCCTCACTGTGTGTCGAACCTGGGCTTTCAATGATGGAGGCTACAACGCTCTCCAGATCTCTCCTGGCCGATTCGACGAACGCGTCTTCAAG GCCTTGGATCATGTAATCGCAGAGGCAAAAACACATGGTGTTAGGTTGCTTCTTAGCTTAGTCAATAACCTCCAAGCCTACGGAGGCAAGACTCAGTACGTCAACTGGGCATGGCAAGAAGGTGTTGGCCTCAGCTCCTCCAACGATTCTTTCTTCTTTGACCCATCTATCCGCAGATACTTCAAGAATTATCTCACT GTGCTGCTGACCCGCAAAAACTCGATAACAGGGATAGAGTACAGAAACGACCCTACAATATTTGCGTGGGAGTTGATAAACGAGCCTCGCTGCTTCACTGATATCTCTGGGGATACTCTCCAA GACTGGATTAACGAAATGACAGCATTCATTAAATCGATTGACAAGAAGCATCTTCTTACCGTCGGCTTGGAAGGTTTCTACGGTCCCAAGAGCCCAAAACGGCTGACGGTGAACCCAGAAAGATGGGCCTCTGAGCTTGGGTCAGATTTTGTTAGAAACTCTGAGTCCCCAAACATTGATTTTGCATCGGTTCATATCTACCCTGACCACTG GTTTCACGATCAGGGGTTTGAAGACAAAGTAAAGTTTGTGGTGAAATGGATGCTATCTCACATTGAAGACGGGGACAAGGAACTGAAGAAGCCTGTTCTCTTCACCGAGTTCGGGCTATCGAATCTGAACAAAGACTATGAGCCATCGCAGCGTGATCGGTTCTACAGAACAATCTTTGATGTTGTATACAAATCAGCCAAGCGCACGAGGTCAGGGGCAGGAACACTGGTGTGGCAGTTTTTGATACAAGGCATGGAAGGTTTCAACGATGACTTTGGGATTGTCCCCTGGGAGAAAGATTCGATACAGAGACTAATGACTGAGCAATCTTGCAGATTGGCTCGGGTCACAGGACGCCATCTTCAGGACGAGAAATGGAGAGAAATATGTTCGCACAGACCATGA